One window of the Halonatronomonas betaini genome contains the following:
- a CDS encoding NifB/NifX family molybdenum-iron cluster-binding protein, protein MTAITSSNKGLESEIDKKFGRCKFILIYNPETEEVTSYENEFLKQNSGVGVKTAEFIADKGVKKVLTFKVGPKAAQVLDKAGIETVTGLKGQVKENIDKYI, encoded by the coding sequence ATGACTGCAATAACATCTTCAAACAAAGGTTTAGAGTCAGAAATTGATAAAAAGTTTGGCCGGTGCAAATTTATATTAATCTATAATCCAGAGACAGAAGAAGTTACATCTTATGAAAATGAATTTTTAAAGCAGAATAGCGGGGTAGGGGTTAAGACAGCTGAATTTATTGCAGATAAAGGGGTTAAAAAAGTTTTGACATTTAAAGTTGGGCCAAAAGCTGCACAGGTTCTTGATAAAGCTGGGATTGAGACAGTTACAGGTTTAAAAGGTCAGGTAAAAGAAAATATTGATAAATATATTTAA
- a CDS encoding DUF134 domain-containing protein, protein MPRPPKIRKIQSKPERTYFKPPGIPMQELEELIISFEEMETIRLSDYKGLSQQEGADKMEVSRPTYQRILVNARKKVAEALTEGKAIRIEGGTYQVAKKGRGRKRNRQKCPKGEC, encoded by the coding sequence ATGCCAAGACCGCCTAAGATAAGAAAAATTCAGAGTAAACCTGAGAGAACTTATTTTAAACCTCCTGGGATTCCTATGCAGGAATTAGAAGAACTGATCATCAGTTTCGAAGAGATGGAAACAATCAGGCTCAGCGATTATAAGGGTTTAAGTCAGCAGGAAGGGGCTGATAAGATGGAGGTATCAAGGCCAACCTATCAGAGAATCCTAGTCAATGCTCGCAAGAAGGTTGCAGAAGCTCTGACTGAGGGAAAGGCTATTAGAATTGAAGGTGGAACTTATCAGGTTGCAAAAAAAGGCAGAGGGCGAAAAAGAAACCGCCAAAAATGTCCTAAAGGAGAGTGTTAA
- a CDS encoding 4Fe-4S binding protein, with protein sequence MYDIAIGSGKGGTGKTFIATNLAVIFQEIIQEKIKYLDCDVEGANGHLFFDGNRKNEKIIIKSVRGIDYDKCILCGDCVKACQYNALAKVGGEILYFNELCHTCGACGLVCQQEAIIEGDREIGEIINQTGKIDLFYGNLKTGESGMSPRLINKVKEKAGQGINIYDAPPGTTCPVVETFKGSDLALLVTDPTPFGLNDLKLAVKMTRKLGLEPVVIVNRATYKDTKLKEYCQKEDLKIVGEIPDRRELAEIYSNGELAVEKSQEYKEIFKNIANNIINHLEPVETKELVVVSGKGGTGKTSVTASLAALAENIVVADCDVDAADLHLLLNPDIQSEGAFSGGNLAEIDQTKCTGCGLCYQACRFSAIIKDGEHYSVDPLSCEGCGVCDIVCQDGEVFLKEAVNGRWFTSKTRFGLMAHAELGIAEENSGKLVTLVKDKARELANKKNNQINIIDGSPGTGCPVTASLTGADYALIVTEPSVSGIHDLARVIDLIKFLEIPAGILVNKADINYIKSKEIEELAVKEGIDFFGELPYDEDVVVAQTEALTIIEYRPDSQVSKVLFEVWKKINNIIKSD encoded by the coding sequence ATGTATGATATAGCAATTGGAAGTGGTAAAGGTGGAACTGGCAAGACTTTTATTGCAACAAATCTGGCAGTAATCTTTCAAGAGATTATCCAGGAAAAGATAAAATATCTTGATTGTGATGTTGAAGGGGCCAATGGCCATCTATTTTTTGATGGTAATAGAAAAAACGAAAAGATTATTATTAAGAGTGTTAGAGGGATAGATTATGATAAATGCATACTCTGCGGTGATTGTGTTAAAGCCTGTCAGTATAATGCCCTGGCTAAAGTAGGAGGAGAAATCCTTTATTTTAATGAACTCTGCCATACCTGTGGGGCCTGTGGATTAGTCTGTCAGCAGGAAGCAATTATTGAAGGCGATAGAGAGATTGGGGAGATAATTAATCAGACTGGAAAGATAGATCTTTTTTATGGCAACCTAAAGACTGGTGAGAGTGGAATGAGCCCGAGGTTAATTAATAAAGTTAAAGAGAAAGCAGGTCAGGGAATCAATATATATGATGCCCCTCCAGGGACGACCTGCCCGGTGGTGGAGACTTTTAAAGGTTCCGATCTGGCTCTCCTGGTAACAGATCCAACACCTTTTGGTCTTAATGACTTAAAGCTAGCAGTTAAAATGACCAGAAAATTAGGTCTGGAGCCAGTAGTTATAGTTAACAGAGCAACCTATAAAGATACTAAATTAAAGGAGTACTGTCAGAAAGAAGATTTAAAGATTGTTGGTGAGATTCCTGATCGGAGAGAATTGGCTGAAATTTATTCTAATGGTGAACTGGCGGTTGAAAAGAGCCAGGAATATAAAGAAATATTTAAAAATATTGCTAATAATATTATTAATCATCTAGAACCAGTAGAAACGAAAGAGTTAGTTGTAGTTAGTGGTAAAGGCGGCACAGGCAAGACATCTGTAACTGCCAGTCTGGCAGCCCTGGCAGAAAATATAGTGGTAGCTGATTGTGATGTAGATGCAGCAGATCTGCACCTTCTCTTAAATCCTGATATTCAATCTGAAGGAGCCTTTTCTGGAGGTAATCTGGCTGAAATAGATCAGACTAAATGTACAGGCTGTGGTCTCTGTTATCAGGCCTGTAGATTTTCAGCAATCATTAAAGATGGTGAGCATTATAGTGTTGACCCACTCTCCTGTGAGGGTTGTGGAGTTTGTGATATAGTCTGTCAGGATGGGGAAGTCTTCCTTAAGGAGGCTGTTAATGGCAGGTGGTTTACATCAAAGACCAGGTTTGGACTGATGGCCCATGCTGAACTAGGAATAGCTGAAGAGAACTCAGGTAAATTAGTCACCCTGGTTAAAGATAAAGCCCGGGAATTGGCCAATAAGAAGAATAACCAGATAAATATAATTGACGGTTCACCTGGGACAGGCTGTCCAGTTACTGCCTCACTGACAGGGGCTGATTATGCCCTTATAGTCACTGAACCTTCAGTATCTGGAATCCATGACCTGGCTAGAGTGATTGATCTAATTAAGTTTTTAGAGATTCCCGCTGGGATTCTAGTCAATAAAGCAGATATAAATTATATTAAATCTAAAGAGATTGAAGAATTAGCAGTTAAAGAAGGTATTGATTTTTTTGGAGAATTACCTTATGATGAAGATGTAGTAGTTGCCCAGACAGAAGCTTTAACAATTATTGAATACAGGCCAGATAGCCAGGTTTCTAAAGTGTTGTTCGAAGTCTGGAAGAAAATAAATAATATCATAAAAAGCGATTAA
- a CDS encoding MTH1187 family thiamine-binding protein, protein MPIAEVTVVPLGTEDTSLSSYVADCQKVLEQESEIEYQLTPMGTIIEGELDKIFEVVKKLHQVPFEAGALRVSTSLKIDDRRDKDASMSQKLDSVNKKLQKD, encoded by the coding sequence ATGCCAATAGCTGAAGTTACAGTCGTCCCATTAGGGACAGAGGATACCAGTCTTAGCAGCTATGTTGCTGATTGTCAGAAGGTTTTAGAACAGGAATCAGAGATTGAGTATCAATTAACACCTATGGGCACAATTATAGAAGGTGAATTAGATAAGATATTTGAAGTTGTAAAAAAACTTCATCAGGTGCCCTTTGAAGCCGGGGCCTTAAGAGTCTCAACCAGTTTGAAAATTGATGATAGGAGAGATAAAGATGCTTCGATGAGTCAAAAACTGGATTCAGTGAACAAAAAACTGCAAAAAGATTAA
- a CDS encoding FMN-binding protein — protein sequence MNRKIRKILTVVIFILVIVSIGIFYLSRGLNEGQNMIVDPIPQTALEDLPDGSYRGQHDFRRWSNEVEVIIQDNEIIGINVIEDMRFVKDDVREELITRVKNNQTTDIDVITGSTVTSKAYLQAITTAINLGVAGQ from the coding sequence ATGAACAGGAAGATCAGAAAGATTTTAACGGTTGTTATCTTTATTTTAGTAATTGTATCAATTGGAATTTTTTATCTTTCAAGAGGATTAAATGAAGGCCAGAATATGATAGTCGATCCAATTCCACAGACAGCTCTGGAAGATCTTCCTGATGGTAGCTATAGAGGGCAGCATGATTTTAGGCGCTGGTCCAATGAAGTAGAGGTTATAATTCAGGATAATGAAATTATCGGGATTAACGTAATTGAAGATATGAGATTTGTGAAGGATGATGTCCGGGAAGAGCTTATTACCAGGGTTAAAAATAATCAAACAACAGATATTGATGTAATTACTGGGTCAACAGTTACAAGTAAGGCCTATCTTCAGGCAATTACAACTGCTATTAACCTTGGAGTGGCCGGACAGTAA
- a CDS encoding DUF5320 domain-containing protein, producing MPGGDRTGPVGAGPMTGRGVGYCNGFNRPGGFKVSAGMGRGRRNMNNRAGRPAYQIREDFSDEIDKDAEIAELKNQLKNIEIKLDQLTSE from the coding sequence ATGCCAGGTGGAGACAGAACAGGTCCAGTAGGTGCAGGCCCAATGACAGGAAGAGGAGTCGGTTATTGCAATGGTTTTAACCGCCCAGGTGGTTTTAAAGTTAGTGCTGGCATGGGCAGAGGCCGGAGAAATATGAATAATAGAGCCGGTAGACCAGCCTATCAAATTAGAGAGGACTTTTCAGATGAGATAGATAAAGATGCTGAGATAGCAGAATTAAAAAATCAATTAAAAAATATTGAAATAAAACTGGATCAGTTAACCAGTGAATAA
- a CDS encoding sigma 54-interacting transcriptional regulator, translating to MIEFNSNTKKQIIYTQEGNCRECYACLRNCPVKAIKVSDGQAEIIQDRCLSCGTCLHHCYRNVKYSYNFSDEIEVLAKSNELIAALAPSFASQEAAPDGKDWPDYLKAKGFSGLIEVGSAADYLVKLYYQFWQEEADKKDFWLSSTCPVVVSWANKYLSVLEDHLIPLPSPMGLLAEIWSESKYSGNFKLVFIGPCHAKKAELSAREDNPPVLTFSELEELDLKASKDFRYIKLIDRDKLLKDREFSMSGGLKRSLIKAGFREEKIYTVEGENELNKLFSYLEEGGKLKEKPVLFDLLYCQGCISSMELSNNPLPLKEENLRKNNHLNISDDIDREYLEIASGNYKNYLIEFDEKIETLSEPNEDEIREVLKRTGKEDIEDELNCGACGYPTCYDKARATLKGLAEENMCLPYLLSEKRKEIDIINQNNRQLDFLINSSVDGLAIVDSTGEIIKVNEAYLEMLGQPKEDIVGVNADELQEKRIVYPAISSLTFKEGRDLTIIQQTSTGKKLLTTARPIYNEDDRIERIIVNARDIHSLNLDVGDNKDRKLKLYLSEDNGSSEIKEGPGDLIWKSEEMDNIINLSRKIAYSDSSVLIVGESGTGKEVIASYIHDLSDREGNMVKINCAAIPDNLLESELFGYETGAFTGARSEGKKGLIEKADGGTLFLDEIAELPLQMQTKLLQVIQEKEVARIGSLEKKKIDFRLITATNRDIKNLVASGDFREDLYYRLNVVFIEIPPLRKRKQDILPMVNFYLEKYMDKYNKNLSLSGEAEDFLINYSWPGNVRELINLIERVVVISDGGEVCKKELKELSKVTEEINEEDNIAVNKIIPLKEAVVEVEKKILDMAKEKDMSTYQMADLLGVNQSTIVRKLNKYFSDN from the coding sequence ATGATTGAATTCAATTCTAATACTAAAAAACAGATTATATATACCCAGGAAGGTAATTGTCGGGAATGTTATGCCTGCCTCAGGAACTGTCCGGTTAAAGCTATAAAAGTTAGTGATGGCCAGGCTGAGATAATTCAAGATAGGTGCTTAAGTTGTGGCACATGCCTTCATCATTGTTATCGAAATGTTAAATATAGTTATAATTTTTCTGATGAGATAGAAGTATTGGCTAAAAGTAATGAACTCATAGCAGCCCTGGCACCTAGTTTTGCCAGTCAGGAGGCTGCACCTGATGGTAAAGATTGGCCAGATTATCTTAAAGCAAAGGGCTTTAGTGGTTTGATAGAAGTAGGCTCAGCCGCTGATTATCTAGTTAAATTATATTATCAGTTCTGGCAGGAAGAAGCTGATAAAAAAGATTTCTGGCTAAGTTCTACCTGTCCTGTGGTTGTTAGTTGGGCAAATAAATATCTGTCAGTATTAGAAGACCACCTGATACCTTTACCATCTCCAATGGGATTGTTAGCTGAAATCTGGTCCGAGTCAAAATATAGCGGAAATTTTAAATTAGTATTTATTGGCCCCTGCCATGCCAAAAAGGCAGAGTTATCGGCAAGAGAAGATAATCCACCAGTATTGACTTTTTCTGAATTAGAAGAACTGGATTTGAAAGCCTCAAAGGATTTTAGATATATTAAATTAATTGATAGAGATAAACTTCTCAAGGATCGAGAGTTTTCAATGAGTGGTGGTTTAAAAAGATCATTAATTAAAGCTGGGTTTAGAGAAGAAAAAATTTATACAGTTGAAGGAGAAAATGAACTAAATAAACTATTCTCTTATCTTGAAGAGGGTGGTAAGCTTAAAGAAAAACCGGTTTTATTTGATCTTTTATATTGCCAGGGCTGTATAAGTTCAATGGAATTATCTAATAATCCTTTACCATTAAAAGAGGAAAATTTAAGAAAGAATAATCATTTAAATATTTCAGATGATATTGACCGGGAATACCTTGAAATTGCTTCTGGCAATTATAAAAATTATTTAATAGAATTTGATGAAAAGATTGAGACACTTTCAGAGCCGAACGAAGATGAGATTAGAGAAGTCTTAAAGAGAACAGGAAAAGAAGATATAGAAGATGAGCTAAACTGTGGGGCCTGTGGCTATCCAACCTGTTATGATAAGGCCAGAGCTACTTTGAAAGGCCTGGCTGAAGAAAATATGTGTCTGCCTTATTTATTATCAGAGAAAAGAAAAGAGATTGATATAATAAATCAGAATAATCGTCAGCTTGATTTTTTAATTAATTCTTCTGTAGATGGGCTGGCAATAGTTGATTCAACTGGAGAAATCATTAAAGTGAATGAGGCATACCTTGAAATGTTAGGTCAGCCTAAAGAAGATATAGTTGGAGTTAATGCAGATGAATTACAGGAAAAAAGAATAGTTTATCCAGCTATTTCATCATTGACTTTTAAAGAAGGCCGGGACCTGACAATTATTCAGCAGACTTCAACTGGCAAAAAACTCCTGACAACAGCCCGACCAATTTATAATGAAGATGACAGGATAGAGAGAATAATTGTTAATGCAAGAGATATTCATAGCTTAAATTTAGATGTAGGTGATAATAAAGATAGAAAGTTAAAATTATATTTATCTGAAGATAATGGTTCTTCAGAAATAAAAGAGGGGCCTGGAGACCTTATCTGGAAATCGGAAGAGATGGATAATATTATTAATTTATCAAGAAAGATAGCCTATTCTGATTCATCAGTCTTAATTGTTGGGGAGTCCGGAACAGGTAAGGAGGTTATTGCTTCCTATATTCATGATTTATCAGATAGAGAAGGCAATATGGTTAAGATTAACTGTGCAGCTATTCCAGATAATCTTCTAGAATCAGAGTTATTTGGTTATGAAACAGGAGCCTTTACCGGCGCAAGGTCAGAAGGGAAAAAAGGCCTGATTGAAAAAGCTGACGGAGGCACTTTATTTCTTGATGAAATAGCAGAGCTGCCTTTGCAAATGCAGACAAAACTATTACAGGTTATTCAGGAAAAAGAAGTTGCTAGAATTGGAAGTCTGGAAAAGAAAAAAATTGATTTTAGACTTATAACAGCAACTAATAGGGATATTAAAAACCTGGTTGCTTCTGGAGATTTTAGGGAAGATCTTTATTACAGGCTGAATGTAGTATTTATTGAGATTCCACCTTTAAGAAAGAGAAAACAGGATATATTACCGATGGTTAATTTTTACCTGGAAAAATATATGGATAAATATAATAAAAATTTAAGTCTATCTGGAGAAGCAGAGGATTTCTTAATTAATTATAGCTGGCCAGGAAATGTACGGGAGTTAATAAATCTGATAGAAAGGGTTGTTGTTATATCAGATGGAGGAGAGGTTTGTAAAAAAGAATTGAAAGAACTTTCGAAAGTAACTGAGGAAATCAATGAAGAAGATAATATAGCTGTAAATAAGATAATTCCATTAAAAGAGGCTGTTGTGGAAGTCGAGAAAAAGATATTAGATATGGCAAAAGAGAAAGATATGTCAACTTACCAGATGGCAGATTTATTAGGTGTAAATCAATCAACAATTGTAAGAAAACTTAACAAATACTTTTCTGACAATTAA
- a CDS encoding NifB/NifX family molybdenum-iron cluster-binding protein translates to MKLAISTENNQVAGHFGRCAEYTIAEIIDNEVISKETIENPGHQPGFLPGFLADKGVNCIISGGMGRKAANLFAESNIETVVGVKGNIDNVIDKFLSNDLDASNDLCDH, encoded by the coding sequence ATGAAATTAGCAATATCAACAGAGAATAATCAGGTGGCCGGTCATTTTGGAAGATGTGCTGAATATACAATCGCTGAAATAATCGACAATGAAGTGATTAGTAAAGAGACTATCGAAAACCCAGGCCATCAACCTGGATTTTTACCAGGATTTTTAGCAGACAAAGGTGTCAATTGCATAATATCAGGCGGAATGGGAAGAAAGGCAGCTAATCTTTTTGCAGAGAGTAATATAGAGACAGTTGTTGGTGTAAAGGGTAATATAGATAATGTGATAGATAAGTTTTTAAGTAATGATTTAGATGCCAGTAATGATCTCTGTGATCATTAA
- a CDS encoding MATE family efflux transporter produces MKDNSRSNRMGTEPVVPLLLRLSIPSIIGMSVQSLYNIIDSIYIGRISTEALSALSLAFPIQMVLIAVAVGTGVGTSSLISRLLGEGNQERANIVAAHVVLATIFFGILIGTLGYFFSEDIFRFITDDPELIRLGEEYIRVIMLGSFAMFFPVVASDILRGEGNTFVPMLTLVLGAVLNIILDPFLIFGIGFFPRLEVAGAAYATIISRFIGGIFIAYLIFKGHNQVDIKYKGFKFDFKIIQDVYKVGLPAMVMQLLASIMIFGANTIVGMYNTVAIAVLGIYFRLQSFVFMPVFGLAQGFMPIVGYNFGHNKPDRMMKTIKFGILIAFGFTTAGLIIFQIFTAPLIQLFNDDPELLKIGVTALRRISIAFPIIGPAIIGSTTFQAIGKGLPSLIISFSRQIILLLPIMYLLGRVAGLDYLWLAFPISEGMVFVVMVIWLKRTLNNAVANM; encoded by the coding sequence TTGAAAGACAACAGCAGATCTAATAGAATGGGGACAGAACCGGTAGTTCCATTATTATTGAGGTTATCAATCCCCTCAATAATTGGGATGTCTGTCCAATCACTATATAACATCATAGATTCAATCTATATCGGCAGAATTAGTACAGAAGCCCTTTCAGCTTTATCGCTGGCCTTTCCAATCCAGATGGTTCTAATAGCTGTAGCAGTCGGAACCGGTGTCGGTACCAGCTCACTTATCTCAAGGCTGCTTGGCGAGGGCAACCAGGAAAGGGCCAATATCGTTGCAGCACATGTCGTTCTAGCTACAATTTTTTTCGGAATCTTAATTGGAACCCTTGGCTATTTTTTCTCTGAAGATATTTTCAGATTTATCACCGACGATCCAGAATTAATCCGCTTAGGCGAGGAATACATCAGGGTCATAATGCTTGGTTCCTTTGCCATGTTCTTTCCAGTTGTTGCCAGTGATATCTTAAGAGGAGAGGGCAACACCTTTGTGCCAATGCTAACTCTGGTCCTGGGAGCAGTTCTAAATATAATTTTAGATCCCTTCTTAATCTTTGGAATAGGCTTCTTTCCGAGATTAGAAGTTGCCGGAGCAGCCTATGCAACTATAATCTCAAGATTTATTGGCGGAATCTTTATAGCCTATTTGATCTTTAAAGGCCATAATCAGGTGGATATCAAATATAAAGGCTTTAAATTTGATTTTAAAATAATCCAGGATGTTTATAAAGTAGGTTTGCCGGCCATGGTCATGCAACTTCTGGCCAGTATCATGATCTTTGGCGCCAATACAATAGTCGGCATGTATAATACTGTTGCAATAGCAGTATTAGGCATTTATTTTAGATTGCAGTCCTTTGTCTTTATGCCTGTCTTTGGCCTGGCCCAGGGCTTTATGCCAATAGTCGGTTATAATTTTGGCCATAATAAGCCAGATCGAATGATGAAGACAATTAAATTTGGAATTCTAATAGCCTTCGGCTTTACAACAGCAGGCCTAATCATCTTTCAAATCTTTACAGCACCATTGATTCAACTATTTAATGACGACCCAGAGTTATTAAAGATAGGTGTAACAGCTTTAAGAAGAATAAGTATCGCCTTTCCAATCATAGGACCGGCAATTATCGGTTCAACGACATTCCAGGCAATTGGTAAAGGCCTGCCCAGTTTAATAATTTCATTTTCCAGGCAGATTATTTTATTACTTCCGATTATGTATCTTCTAGGAAGAGTAGCTGGCCTGGACTATCTCTGGCTGGCATTTCCAATCTCTGAAGGTATGGTCTTTGTAGTAATGGTTATCTGGTTAAAACGGACATTAAATAATGCAGTAGCTAATATGTAA
- a CDS encoding glutathione ABC transporter substrate-binding protein, which translates to MKRIPLILIIAVTLIFTGFALTEEAISAEELVVAQEDSPVSLDPHAANDGPSIKVWTQMHDNLIQLNEDMEIVPGLAHDWEQIDELTWEFKLNEGVLFHNGQELTAEDVKFSLERLIDPEVSAPGAFIVDFIESVEIIDEYTVQISTDEPFAPILNHLAHPVAVILNQQAVEEAGDDYGTLEVVGTGPFQFVEWSTGDYILLERFDDYFGENAGAETLRIRPIVEDTVRSIELETGGVDIAYSIAPPDESRLREMETIILSPYESLSSLYVGINAEKEPLDDVRVRQAINYAVNSDDILEFIYGGQGVRSTGPLSPNIFAHNPDLYQYDFDPEKAIELLEEAGYEDGFSLRLLTTDDPLFQQSSEIVQNNLSQIGIDVSVETRSLGDFLDATAEGEHDLFVLTWGTITGDADYGLYPLFHSSQFGAPGNRTFYANDRVDELLEEGRTVADQDRRQEVYYEAQEIIVEEAPWVFILNPSRLIGIGPDAEGFIPHPMVAHDLSRVRLNR; encoded by the coding sequence TTGAAGCGTATACCTTTAATATTAATTATAGCAGTAACACTTATATTTACAGGATTTGCCCTTACAGAAGAAGCTATTAGTGCTGAAGAATTAGTTGTAGCTCAGGAAGATAGCCCAGTCTCCCTTGATCCCCATGCTGCAAATGATGGTCCATCAATAAAAGTCTGGACCCAGATGCATGATAATTTAATTCAACTTAATGAAGACATGGAAATAGTTCCTGGTCTGGCTCATGACTGGGAGCAGATTGATGAATTGACCTGGGAATTTAAACTTAATGAAGGAGTGCTTTTTCATAATGGCCAGGAATTAACTGCTGAAGATGTCAAATTTAGTCTGGAAAGATTAATTGATCCTGAGGTTTCAGCACCAGGAGCATTTATTGTAGATTTCATTGAATCTGTTGAGATAATCGATGAATATACAGTTCAGATATCAACTGATGAACCCTTTGCTCCAATTCTTAATCACCTGGCTCATCCAGTTGCTGTAATTTTAAATCAGCAAGCAGTAGAAGAAGCTGGTGATGATTATGGTACTCTTGAGGTTGTTGGTACAGGGCCATTTCAGTTTGTTGAATGGTCGACAGGAGATTATATTTTATTAGAAAGATTTGATGATTACTTTGGTGAAAATGCAGGTGCTGAAACTTTAAGAATAAGGCCAATTGTTGAAGATACTGTTAGATCAATCGAGTTAGAGACCGGTGGCGTTGATATTGCCTACAGTATAGCTCCACCTGATGAGTCTAGATTGCGAGAAATGGAGACAATCATTTTAAGTCCATATGAATCTCTATCATCATTGTATGTTGGAATCAATGCAGAAAAAGAGCCCCTTGATGATGTTAGGGTAAGACAGGCTATTAATTATGCTGTTAATTCTGATGATATACTAGAATTTATCTATGGCGGCCAGGGTGTTAGATCAACTGGACCTTTATCTCCCAATATCTTTGCCCATAATCCAGATTTATATCAGTATGATTTTGATCCAGAAAAAGCTATTGAACTATTAGAAGAAGCTGGCTATGAAGATGGTTTTAGCTTAAGACTTTTAACAACAGATGACCCTTTATTTCAACAATCATCAGAAATAGTACAGAATAATTTAAGTCAAATAGGTATTGATGTTTCTGTAGAAACTAGATCTTTAGGTGACTTTTTAGATGCAACAGCTGAGGGAGAACATGACTTATTTGTTTTAACCTGGGGGACCATTACCGGTGATGCAGATTATGGTTTATATCCACTTTTTCATAGCAGTCAATTTGGTGCACCTGGTAATAGAACATTTTATGCCAATGACAGGGTAGATGAACTTCTTGAAGAAGGAAGAACTGTCGCTGACCAGGATAGACGTCAGGAAGTATATTATGAAGCTCAGGAAATAATAGTAGAAGAGGCCCCCTGGGTCTTTATTTTAAATCCATCAAGATTAATTGGAATCGGACCAGATGCAGAAGGTTTTATTCCCCATCCAATGGTAGCCCATGATTTAAGTAGAGTTAGACTAAACAGATAG